One bacterium genomic window, GGAGTAACCGTCGCCGTCCGCATCGGCTTCGACGACAACCGCTCTCTCGGATCCAGGGAAACCGGCGGCAAGGTTGCGCTCCCGGTGTTCAAGGAAATCATGCTCAGGGTGTATCGCGGAAATCTGGCAGGACCTGTGCCGGAATTTCCGGCTCGAATGGAAGAGAGCATTACCGCTTACCTGAGAGGCGACTCGCCGGCAGGCAACGGCCTGCCGCGGTTGAGCATGTCTGCATCGCACGAATGACAGCGATTGCCGTCGAGGAGGTTACGTCATGAACGGATTCTTGCGGGGATCGCTGTTGGCGTTCTTGTCGGGGATCGCAGTCGCGCTCGCCGGATGCGGCGGAGGTGGCGGCGGCAGCAATCCGCCGGGCGACTCGGCGCCGACCGTCGTCGTGCAGCCTTTGCCGTTGCCGGGTCCCCATGCGGTTGCGTTCAGCAACGTCGTCCAGGATTTCAATCGAGTGGGTGCCGGTGAGAACGCGACGAGCTATTGGGAAGGCAATCCGTCGGACAACGGCGCGACGCGTTATGCGACCGATCTGCTGGCGGATCCGGGGAATACGCTGATCGCCACGGTGACCGCGCCGAATGACTCGAATCTCTACGGTTCGTTTGCCGGACAGAATGTCGCGTTCGTGGTGCTCGTGTGCTATCCCACTACGGTCGACAACCCCTTTGACAACTATTTGCTGCCGACCGGCAAGGTCGTGCCGCACATGCTGACCGGATCGAATCCGCCGTTATTTGCCGACGCCTTGGCTCGTTATCCCGTGGTTGTTTTTTCGCATGGCTACAGCGGGAGCCCGCTCTCCAGCGACTACATTTCGGCGATGGCCGTTCTCGCAAGTTACGGCTATGTCGTAATTGCCCCGTTTCACGGCGACCTGCGCTTTTCCGACCTGAAGATCGACAACCTCGGCGACGCCATTGCCGTGGCGTCGCACTTGGACAACTTCACGGCGCTGCAGGCACTGCGACCGCTTTCGATCTCCGCGGCGCTCGACCTCGTGCTCGCGCATCCGCAATGGCAAGGTCACATCGATGCGACACGGATCGGCGGCTTCGGGGCGAGCATGGGCGGCGAGACAATGCTGCTGTTGGGAGGCGCCGGCCTGACGACCTCATACTTCGACATCGGGGGGTCGTGGAGACAGGTCACCCGCGATTTGCGGATCAAGGCGGCGGTCGGCTACGTGCCGTATTTCGGGCAGGCGGTCCTGCCCGCATTCGGACGCGGCCAACACGGGCTCGACGGCATCGATCTGCCGTTCCTCGGCATCAGCGGAACGGCGGACACGACCGCTCCGATCTCCGAAACGGAGATCGGCATGTCGCGACTCACCGGGACCCGCGAGTTGGTCGCACTCTCAGGCGTGACCCACGGGTTCGACGTTGCCTCGACCAACGACATCTTGACGTGGACGCTTATGTTCCTCGACGCGGAGGTCCGCGGCAACCCGACGACAAAACAGCAACTCTCGACGATGGCGAGCGTTGCGGGCGGAGGCGACGACAGCGTCTGGATCTATTACAACGGCGCGCATTGATGCGGCGAAGGCGCGACGCAGAGATCGTGTACCGGGCAGGCTTCGCATCGCGATTTCCTGCAGTAATCTTTTCCCAGCCGCAGAAGGGCCGTCTCGAAGTCCCGAAAGTCGTATCCCGGCGTTTTTCTCCGGCGCCAGTACTGCTCCAGGGATTGCGTCGAATCCTGCCCGGGGACAAGGAGGCTCAGGTTCCCTGCGGAGAGACGGACCAGGGGGGAAAGAGCCGGCCTCGCTTTCGCCCACACGCCCCGCAGCTCCCGGAGGAAGATGTTGGCCGTCACATCGCCGATTCCCTTCCCCAGGCCCTTGATGCGATCCTCCAGGTCTCGCGGGCCGGTTGCCTCCTCGTGCAGGACGTTGAGATCGCCACGGTACCGTCGCAGCAAATCGTCCGTGATCGCGAGCAGCTTGGTGGCGGTGGAGAAGTCGTAACGCGCGTAGCCGCCCGCGTCGAGAATCTCCACGAGACCATCCCACCCCGTCTCCCGGATCCTCCCCGGCGTGACGGCTCCCCGGCGCTCGAATTCCTTGTAGGTCCTGAGTGCGTTCCGTGTGGAAATTCGCGCGCCCATCAGCTTGCAGGCGAGGAACCATCGGAAAATCTCGCCGGAATCCACTTGGACCGTATCGATCCCAAGTTCGCGGGAATACATTCCCCCGAACGACTCGATCAATCGCTTCGGCGACAGCGGCTGTTTCATTTGTCCCGCTCGGCCATCGGCCCGAAAGTTGTTGCTCGTACACCCCGATCAGCGCGGAACCGGCGGAGTTCCGACGATCCTTAGCCGGGGTCCTTCCTCCAGTACACCGAATTTTCCGTCGTCCCGCAGGGGGGCAATGGCCCATTCGAACAAGGTCCTGGCGTCCTCGAGGACCGGTTCCCGCGGGATCCTGTAATGCTTCTTCTGCATGAACTCGTCGGAAAGGCCGACGCACCCGTGGGATTCCGGGTATCCGGGGAGGTCCCGCCCGTGGATCCAGAAGGATGTCCCGGCCTGGTTCACGTAAAACCGAAGGGCGTACGTCATGGGATAGGGAATGTCCGTGTCTTCGATGGAATACAGGGTCGATCGGTGACGGCTGTCCCGGGCGGTGATCCGGTAATCACCGGTCGGCGTCTCGTTTCCCCTTTCCCCGGTCGTCGCGGGCGCCGAGAACACGAGGCGGCCATATTCGTACGCACCGAGAAACTGCTCCGAAAGTTCCAGCAGGATGAATTTCGCTTCCGATTCCGCGGGAGGGTAGACCGCGGGCATCGGAGTGTAGTTGGCGATCTCCTCGAGCCGGCGGGGCACCTTCAGAGGGAGGCCGGGAAAAATATGGCGGCGGTCGATCCTGTTGAACCGGACCACGTCCTTCCAGCGCTCCCCGAAGAGTTCCTCCGGTGTCTCGCCTTTTTTGAGACGGCGGCAGTCCCATTCCACCATGGCATCGGAGGGGTGGCGGACTTTGCACAGGGAGGGACGTTTCCTGGCCTCCGCACCCCACAGGGTGTCGGAAGCGGAAAACAGGAGGAGAGCGAAAAGGATTGTCGTCGAAAGGCGCTGCGCCCTCACCAGGACCGGACTCTTCCGGAGTCGATATGAATGAAGTCGGAGGCCGGATAATAGCCGACGCCGCCGACCGCAAGACCGAGGGCGGTTCGTCTCATGGTTTTCAGTCCGACCCCGGGAATCCGGAAGTCGATGGCCTTCGCGGCCAGGTGGAGGCTGTGCGGAACCACGCCCCGCCCTTCGCGGAGAAGCAGGTCGTTGTAAGCGCGGGACCGGAAGCCGGAGACGATGTGGATGTTGTTTTTTCCTCCGAGGTTCTTGTCCATCGCATTCAGATACTCGATCACCCCGATGTCCATCCGTGCCACCTCGTTGGTGTAATGGCATCGGAGGAGCCGGTTCACCGCGTCCAGCGCATCCGGATCGTAATGGCCGTCCCGGTCCCGGTAGACGATCTCCAGTCTCTCGTCGGTGTGGGTGTTGTAAAGGGAGAGCCTTCCTTCGAAGGCATTTGGAGGGCGCCCTTCCGAAAACGCCTGGCCGGACCAAAGGCAGAATGCGCCGGCAAGGGCTGTCTTGAGAAAGGTCCTTCGGCTGACGGTCTCGGAAAACAAGTATTCCCTCGATGTCGGAAGTCCGGTCTCCGCGATATCCCCGCGCGCCGGCTGAGGCCGATATTATATTTGATCGCCCTCCGCCGTGAAACGGCCCTGACGGAGGCCCGCCGGGAATACCCTTCATCGTAATACTTATGGCGCCGACTTTCGGGGCCGTGGAATGTCCAGCCCGAGGCCGAACAGGCCGTGGACGGCAACGTCGGGTACGTCGGCGTGTCCTCCTTCCACCGGGATCCGCGCGTACGAAGCCGTCAATTTCCCCTCCAGGGAAGCGATGAGCCATCTCCAGAGGTGGAATCGTTTCTCCACGGCCCCTTGGATCGTGGGACCGGAAAGGTAGTACCCGCCGGAAATCCCCCCTTCCTGCGAGTGAGAGAGGCCCCGGACCGTCGTCTCCGGGTGTGTGATCACCACCCCGAGTCCTCCCCGGAATATGAACCCTTTCTCCTTCCAGGCCCGGTTTACCGTGAGGAGGTTGTATCCGTGGGAAATGGAGAATTCCTGTACCTCCGGGGGCTTGTTCTCCAGATAGAGCTTGTTGTGGACCAGCTCGAGTTCCCATGCCTTGTTCCCGTTCCAGGCCCCCACCCGCCATGCGTAGTACCAGGGAACCTCGAAGGCGCGGGACTCGTAGTTCCCCGTAATCTTCAGATCCTGATGGCCCGATTGATGGATCGTGAGAGGGAGGTTGAAGTTGAGCGGAGCGCCCCCGAAGACCTGCAGGGACCATTGATCGACTGCCAACGCATGGGAAGGAATCGAAAGGAACAACAGGGCCAGGATCCATAAGATCTGCCTCATCTCCATCCTCCGTATCGATCCCGGGTTCGCGGGGATATTTCCTCCAGCGGAACGGCAGGATCACCCTGTCGCGGGGACCTTCCTCTCCACGTGGACCGTGCTGGCCTGCGGTCCCTCTTCTCCCGCTTCCTCGTGGAACCGGACCGGGTCGCCCACCTCGAGTCGGTCGAAGTCCGCGTCCAGGACGCTGTTCCGGTGGAAGTAGATCTCGCGCCCGTCGGGCGTCTCGATGAAGCCATAGCCCTCGCCGAATTCCAGTCGGGCGATATGTCCACGGGGTGGAGATTCGTGGACCTTGACCCGCTGGTTGCGCCGCCGGGCGTAATCCTCGAGACGCCGGCGCGCGGCATCGAAAGCGTCGCGGACGGCCACGTAAACGTCTTCGCAGGCATGGTGCAGGGAAGGTTCCCGGCCGACGATGATCTCCTCTCCGGGCAGGGTGAGATCGATCCGGACGTGGTACAGGTTCCCCTGATGGCGGTGGTGACGGGTTTCCACAACGACCCGGCACCCCATGATCCTGTCGGAGAAGCGCTCGAGCCTTTCCGCGCGCTCCATGATCGCCCGTTCCACGGCCTCGGAATGCTGCATGTTTCGGAAGCTGATCTGCAGGGGCAGGCGCATTGGGGTCACCTCCATTCCGTCGGAACAAGGGAGTTCTCCGGAGGCTGCATCCCTTACCTATATTCTATTCCCATATCAGGACGTTTCTCGTCGGAAGTCAGCGATTCCTCCGGTGTCAATAGTGATACGATAATGATTACTGTATAATTAGAAGAGGGAATACAGTCCAACGAAAACGAAGGGACCCCGGGGGAACGACTTTATTTATTCCCCTCTCGTGTGATCATGAACAAGAAGCGCATGGTCAACTGCTGGGAATTCTTGAAATGCGGGCGGGAACCCGGCGGGGAAGGTGTAGCCGAAGTCGGGGTGTGCCCAGCCGCCGTAGATGCCAGCGTGAATGGAATCAATGGGGGGAAAAACGGCGGGCGTTGTTGTTGGACAATCGCAGGAACATTTTGCTTCGGAATAGTTCAAGGGACTACCGCGAAGAAATATCATAATTGCATGGATTGCGGTTTTTATTGGACCGTAGCTGATGAAGAAACGGATTTCATCTCTTCCTTGAGCGTCCTGCGCACCCCCACATAATGCCTACCTGCCAGACCGGAGTGGGGAAGAGAAGCGTCTTTGCGCCAAAGGACTTCTTCATGGGGATCTACCTTACACCGTGACGACGATCTTCCCGTTCTGCTGGTTGGATTCCATGTAGCGGTGGGCCTCGACGATGCTTTCGAGCGGGCGGAAGATCCGGTCGATGACCGGCCAGAGCGCCCCCGACGTCAGCCCGTCGAAGATATATTTCCTCGCCCGCTTCATGCGCTCCGGCACCGACACGATCTCGAACAGGGTGTACCCGCGGAGGCTCAAGCCTTTCTGCAGCGCCGCCATCAGCGGGAACGGCGTGGGCTGCATGCTGAGCAGGCCGTATGCGAAGATGGTGGCCTCCCGCGCGGCGGCGGCGGCCAAGGCCTCCATGGAAGGCCCGGCGACCGCGTCGAAGATCAGGTCGGCCCCGCGCCCTTCCGTGATCTCCATGACTCGCGCCGCGAGGTCCTCCTTTTCGGTGACGATCACGTGATCGGCCCCGCCCTGTCGCAGCACCCCCGCTTTTCCCGGGTTCCGTGTGGTGGCGATGGAGACGCCCCCGGCGGCGTGGACAACCTGGATGGCGGAGTAGCCGACGCTGCTGCTGGCCGCGGTGATCAGCACATGCTGCCCCTTCCGGAGTCCGCCGAACTCGATGAGGGCGCCGTATGCGGTCAGGTACGCCATCCAGATGGAGGCCCCTTCCTCGAACGAGAGATTTCCCGGGAACGATGAAACGGCGTCGGACGGGACGACGACGGAATCCCCGTAGACGCCGTACTTCCCCATGGAAAAGGCGGGGATCGTGCTTACGCGGTCCCCGACCTTGAAGCGGGTGACCCCCGCTCCGACGGCCTCGACGGTCCCCGCCGCCTCGTACCCGAGACGGGAGGGAAGGGTGGGGGCTTCGAGATACATCCCTTGCCGAAAGAGGGATTCCGCGCGGTTCAGCCCGATGGCCTTGACCGCGATCCGAACCTCGCCTTCCCCGGGCGGTGAAGGCGCAACCTCTTCGATCCGGAGTACCTCGGGTCCGCCGGTCTCGTAAAATCGGACGATCCTCGCCATCGGTCGCTCCTTCCCGCCGCGATTTGGTTCCTCACCCGTTCGAAGCCCGCCGGTGGGGCAAGGTTTCGGACCGGAGAAACATTCGATGCATTTCCGGGCATGACGGCCTCGACCGCCAGGGCGTGCGACAGGAGGCTGGGGTTTTTCACGTGATCCGCAAGGATCGTCCATGCTTCTTCGCGTGCGGGTTCGTGGGGCATGCTACCTCCGGCGGGTCTGTTCAGTAACGGTCGCAAGGTCCAGCGTCCAATAGCGAGCGGCCGGATCGCCTCCGAACGGACCGACGGCATATCCCGCGCCGACTTCGGTGAACGCCGGGTCCATCAAGTTCCGGCAGTGCCCCTCGCTTTCGAGCCATCCCCGGATGACGGAGGAGACCGTCGGAACCCCGACGGCGATATTCTCCCCGTATGCCCTCCACGGATACCCTTGCCGCGAGATCCGCTGACCCGCAATGCTGCCGTCCGACCCCGTATGGCTGAAGAAGTCGTTGGATACCATGTCCCGGGAATGAAGGTGGGCAGCCATCGCGAGCTTGCCGGACCAGGAGAGCGGGGGAGCGGGGCCGTAGGGAGTGCTCCCGCATATCCGTTTGACGGACCGGGTCTTGTTGACGGCGGCGAGGAACTTGTCCCGGATGTCGGCGCCACGCGGATCGGGATGGTTCTCCCCGGCATCGCATACGGGCAGGCGAAGGATCGAAAAAACCATCATGACGGCGAGGCACGTGGAAATCAGCGCCTTTCCCGGGAAGAGATCACTCATTTCATCAGGATAATCCTTTCTCGCATCGGATATCACCACTTCCGGTTTATGGGACATAATGGTCTATCTTATCGAAACCGGGGGGTGTCTCGTGGGCATTCTGCAAGGAAGGAAAGGGCTGATCCTCGGCGTTGCCAACGAGAAATCCATCGCATGGGGCGTGGCGAAAGCCTGTCACCGCGAGGGGGCCGAGCTCGGGTTCAACTATCTCGGCGAGGCGCTGAAGAAACGGGTTCATCCCCTGGCGGAGTCGATCCGGGCGAGCTTTGTCGAGCCGCTCGATGTCGGCGACGACGCCCAGATCGACGATTTCTTCGCCAAGGCGGAGGCCCGGTGGGGGCGGATCGACTTCCTCGTGCACTCCATCGCCTTCGCCAACAGGGAATCGCTGACCGGCAATTTCCGGGACACCTCGCGCGCCGACTTCCATCTCGCGCTGGACATTTCCGCCTACTCCTTCATTGCCTGCGCCCGGCGGGCGGCACGGTTGATGGGGCCGGGGGGGGCCATGGTGACGATGAGCTTCCTCGGAGCGGTGCGCGCCATACCGAACTACAACGTGATGGGCGTGGCGAAGGCCGCCCTCGAATCGGCGACCCGTTATCTCGCACACGACCTCGGGCCGGATGGGATCCGCGTCAACGCCGTCTCGGCAGGGCCGATCCGCACGCTGGCCGCCTCCGGCGTGGGCGGTTTCCGCAAGCTGATGGAGAAGAGCGCCCATGGCGCCATGCTCCGGCGGAACGTGACGCAAGACGAGGTCGGGAACGCCGCCGCGTACCTCCTTTCGGATTGGGCTTCCGGCGTGACCGGCGAAGTGCACTACGTCGATGCGGGATTCAACATCGGCGGAGGCGACCCGGGGGTCGAACCGGCCGCATCGGGCTCTTCCTCTTCCTCGGAATGATTATCTCAAGCGTCCGGTGGAGCGGCGATCGGAAAGGGCTACCGGCTCGCTCCTTCGGCAGGTTTATTTTGCTGGAGGAGACTCTTGACCAGTTCCTGGACGTACGGTTTTTCCTTCAGGCTCGCGTATGCCCCCGGGAAGTAGACGGCGGCGATCCTTGCGCTTCCCCCTCCGAAGTTTCTCAGGATGACCGCGAACCGCTGGTCGCGTGAGAGCCGGACGTGGTCGATCATGGGGAAATCGTAATAACCGACCCAGAACTCGGCGTCGTCGGTCCGGTATTCGCCGGTATCCTCGTTCCGGGTCTTCACCTCCAACCGGATCTGCATCTCCTTTCGCGTGACATCCGCTTTCTTTACCACGAGCGCGAAATTGCGCTCCACCTTGTTCAGGGTCAACACCGCCGGATCCAGCGGGATCCCGCCCGGATTACGGACGAGATCATCGAAATCGACGGTGCGCTCGAAAGACTTTCCGGCCTCTTCCAGCACCACCATCTCCTTGCGGGTCACTTCCCGCGCCACCTTGCTCAGCCGGTCCCTCAGTTCGGCGCCCTTCGTCCCGCCGGATTTGATGGCGTCACGCTCGAGCTGGAAGAACAGGGGCTTGAGGTTCAAAGACTCGTGGAAGTTGTACGCAAGCAATTCCAGCTTCAGCAGGCGATCATCGATGGACGTTGAGTCGGCCCGGAGGAACGACTGGATGATGGACACGAACATGTCCTTTCGCAAGGCGCTGTCCGCCTCCTCGCGTTTGCTGATCAACTCGGAGGTGAACCGGGCACGTGTCTCCTCGGACTGCCGTCTTTCGATGAATTGCGAGCCGAAGAATCCGAGTCCGGCCACGGCCAGGGCGGCCAGCAACCCGCCGACCGGCTGGAGTACGATCGCCGCCTTGTCCCAGAAATCCTTTTGCCTGGGTTCCATGCTTACTCACTCCGCAAGGCAGGTTTTCCGTCCTTTTTCTCGAGGACGAGGTTGTACCGCGCGGAATCCTCGAACGAGTGAACGATCATCTGCGGGGAGGTGCCACCGGTCTTGACCGAGAGGGTGCACTTTCCCTGCTCCGGCACAAACAGGCGATAGGATCCGAGCTTGTCCGTATCCGCGCCATAGCTTCCCTTGGCACATTTGACTTCGACCTTCGTCCCCGCCTTGACCGGTTTCCCTCCCTCCTTGACCGTCCCGTAGATCTCTCCGGCATGCGCGGTTGCGCAGGAAAACGCGAGACAAAGCATCGCCAGGAGTACCTTGTTCATGGAAACCTCCCTCTGGTGGTGTGCAGATCTCATAAATATACGTCGATTCCGCGGCAGAAAAGATTGGTGCGAACCGGCAACATCCCGGCGATGTTGACCCATCCCGCACGGCGAAAGTGATCAGGCGGCCGCGCGTTTCTCCCTCTGTTCGAACTCCAGCTGCACCACCGTCTGACGCTTTTTCCGGCGCCTTGCGATCAGCCCGTCGAGCGAGAGCTTTCCGCCGCCCGTAAACACCAGGGACAGGAAGGGGATGAGGTAGAGCAGCGCCGGCTCCTTGCTGAACCATGTCTTGGACGCCCCGCTGAAGAACGCCATGGCGGCCGTTTCCATCGTCCAGGGGTCCCTGGCGTGGATGACGAACGCAGCCACGGACATCGAGATGACGACCGGAAGGGCGGCAAGGCGCGTCGCCAGCCCGAGAAGGATCAGCAACGCGCAGAGGAACTCGGACGTCGTCACGAGAGCCAGGCTCAGCGTGGCTCCCAGGCCGATGGGATCGCCGAAATTCTTCGCACCGCCCGCAAGCAGCATCTGCAGCTTCCCCCATCCGTGCGTGAGCAGGAACCCGCCGATCCCGAGCCTCAGGATCAGGAGGCCGATTGACATCGCCATATCCTTCCGTTCCGCTTCCATGAGCGCTCCCTCCTGCATTGTCGGCATTTGCTTTCCTCTTTGATTCGTCATCCCCGATGGAAGATCCATCGTCTTGCGTTTCGTTTATGCGCCGGCAGCGGCCTTCACATGCGCCAGGTGTTCACCGGCGGCACCGAGGATGATCTTCGCGATGAGGAGTTCGGTGGTCACGGCGCCTCCTGCCGCGGCGAAATGGTCGGTCCGATCCAGGTCGGCGTCGCTGAGCCCGGCCACGAACCCGGCGATGGACGCGCCGTTCTCGCGCAGGGCCTTGAG contains:
- a CDS encoding DUF882 domain-containing protein, which codes for MFSETVSRRTFLKTALAGAFCLWSGQAFSEGRPPNAFEGRLSLYNTHTDERLEIVYRDRDGHYDPDALDAVNRLLRCHYTNEVARMDIGVIEYLNAMDKNLGGKNNIHIVSGFRSRAYNDLLLREGRGVVPHSLHLAAKAIDFRIPGVGLKTMRRTALGLAVGGVGYYPASDFIHIDSGRVRSW
- a CDS encoding enoyl-ACP reductase, whose protein sequence is MGILQGRKGLILGVANEKSIAWGVAKACHREGAELGFNYLGEALKKRVHPLAESIRASFVEPLDVGDDAQIDDFFAKAEARWGRIDFLVHSIAFANRESLTGNFRDTSRADFHLALDISAYSFIACARRAARLMGPGGAMVTMSFLGAVRAIPNYNVMGVAKAALESATRYLAHDLGPDGIRVNAVSAGPIRTLAASGVGGFRKLMEKSAHGAMLRRNVTQDEVGNAAAYLLSDWASGVTGEVHYVDAGFNIGGGDPGVEPAASGSSSSSE
- a CDS encoding CAP domain-containing protein, translating into MSDLFPGKALISTCLAVMMVFSILRLPVCDAGENHPDPRGADIRDKFLAAVNKTRSVKRICGSTPYGPAPPLSWSGKLAMAAHLHSRDMVSNDFFSHTGSDGSIAGQRISRQGYPWRAYGENIAVGVPTVSSVIRGWLESEGHCRNLMDPAFTEVGAGYAVGPFGGDPAARYWTLDLATVTEQTRRR
- a CDS encoding DoxX family protein, with the translated sequence MEAERKDMAMSIGLLILRLGIGGFLLTHGWGKLQMLLAGGAKNFGDPIGLGATLSLALVTTSEFLCALLILLGLATRLAALPVVISMSVAAFVIHARDPWTMETAAMAFFSGASKTWFSKEPALLYLIPFLSLVFTGGGKLSLDGLIARRRKKRQTVVQLEFEQREKRAAA
- a CDS encoding zinc-dependent alcohol dehydrogenase family protein, which produces MARIVRFYETGGPEVLRIEEVAPSPPGEGEVRIAVKAIGLNRAESLFRQGMYLEAPTLPSRLGYEAAGTVEAVGAGVTRFKVGDRVSTIPAFSMGKYGVYGDSVVVPSDAVSSFPGNLSFEEGASIWMAYLTAYGALIEFGGLRKGQHVLITAASSSVGYSAIQVVHAAGGVSIATTRNPGKAGVLRQGGADHVIVTEKEDLAARVMEITEGRGADLIFDAVAGPSMEALAAAAAREATIFAYGLLSMQPTPFPLMAALQKGLSLRGYTLFEIVSVPERMKRARKYIFDGLTSGALWPVIDRIFRPLESIVEAHRYMESNQQNGKIVVTV
- a CDS encoding L,D-transpeptidase, which encodes MRAQRLSTTILFALLLFSASDTLWGAEARKRPSLCKVRHPSDAMVEWDCRRLKKGETPEELFGERWKDVVRFNRIDRRHIFPGLPLKVPRRLEEIANYTPMPAVYPPAESEAKFILLELSEQFLGAYEYGRLVFSAPATTGERGNETPTGDYRITARDSRHRSTLYSIEDTDIPYPMTYALRFYVNQAGTSFWIHGRDLPGYPESHGCVGLSDEFMQKKHYRIPREPVLEDARTLFEWAIAPLRDDGKFGVLEEGPRLRIVGTPPVPR
- a CDS encoding HPF/RaiA family ribosome-associated protein; amino-acid sequence: MRLPLQISFRNMQHSEAVERAIMERAERLERFSDRIMGCRVVVETRHHRHQGNLYHVRIDLTLPGEEIIVGREPSLHHACEDVYVAVRDAFDAARRRLEDYARRRNQRVKVHESPPRGHIARLEFGEGYGFIETPDGREIYFHRNSVLDADFDRLEVGDPVRFHEEAGEEGPQASTVHVERKVPATG